The DNA window CGCGTTGTGGATACCAGCGCGCTGGCGATGTACCGCGGCGCGGTCCCGCTCGAGATTGAAGTCGAGGTGGAGTTCGACTTCGACACCCCGGCGAAACGCGCCGAGGAGGTGGCGGAGGATGGCTGACAGCTGGATGCCGTACGTCGGGAATCAGTGGCGGACAACCGCGCTTGGCCGGTCACGCACGCACCGATCGCACCCGCTGGACATCACCCACCAATTATGATAGATGATCCCACCCTGTTGATACCCATCGACGCATCGGCCCCGGAGGACCCACCACAGGCACTCGTGGACCTCCTGGAACCACTCCACATCGTTGTACTCGGTCACTACCCGGTGCCCGATCAGGCTGTTCCCCAACAGCTCCAAGAGGCCCATGAGGAAGAGGCGAAGGCTGCGATGGAACCGATCGTCCGCCGGTTCGTGCAGCAAGGAACCGATGTCGAGTCGGTGCTGGTATTCACGCGGGACCACGTCACGTCGATCGATCGAGTAGCCAACGAGCACGACTGCGACGCGGTGCTCGTTCCGGGGTCCGTCGGAGAGTTAAGCAACGTCCTCGTTTCACTGAAGGACGAGCAGAACATGTTCAGGGTCCTCGAGGTGGTCGGGCTCTTGCTGGGAGAGACAGATCCCGACGTGACGCTGTTTCACTCCGAGAGCGTCGAGAAAGGGAGCGCCATCTCGGAACTCCTGCTTCGCGGTGCGACTGACTGGCTGACCGAACGGGGCCTCGAACGAAACCGCATCACTTGGCGCGAGCCGACCGCCGAGACCCAGACGACCGACCTACTCGAACTGGCCGACGAACACGACTTCGTCATCATGGGCGAGGAGGAGCCGTCACTCCCCGAGCGCGTCCTCGGCGAACTACCCGACCGTATTCACGCCCGGACCGGACGAGCGGTCCTCGTGGTCCGCAAGGAGCGCTGATTTCGATGCCCGAGAACAGCCACAAGCCGTCGGTGCTCGTGCCCGTCGACGTTTCGACGGACGAACAGCCTGACCCGCAGCTGCTCGAACTCCTCGAGCCCGCCCGGGTCGTCCTCGGCGGCTGGTATCCCGTCCCCGATCAGACGCCCCCCGAGCAGCTCCAGGAAGCCCACGAGGAGGAGGCGATCGAGCGCATCGATGCCATCGCAGCCGAATTACAGGACGCCGACACGGCGGTCGAGACGGTCGTCGTCTTCACCCGGGATCGGTCGACGACAATCGACCGGCTCGCCGACGAGTACGACTGCGGGGTCGTCCTGGTTCCCAGGGCTGTCCAGCGGGTTGAGCGCATCCTCGTGCCGATCCGGGCCGACGTCAACCTCTCGGCTATTCTCTCGGTCGTAGGCGTCCTGTTGGAGGACAGCGAGGCGACTGTCACGCTCCTGCACGCCGCAGAAGCCGACGAGGACACCGAGGCTGGGGCGGTTATGCTCAGGGGCGCGGCCGACGAACTGCTTGACGGCGGCGTCGACGCCGACCGTATCGATACAGTGAGTCTCGAATCCGGCACTCCTGTTGACGATATCGTCGATGCCGCGGCCAATCACGACGTGCTGGTCATCGGCGAGTCTGACCCGTCGCTCATTGAACGAATCATCGGCGACGTGCCAGGTCAGCTCATCGACCGGACGGACCGGCCGGTGCTGATCGTCCGGAAGCTGCCGACCGAGGAGGAAGAAGACGAAGCTGGCGAGTAAACACTAGAGTACACCGGTAACTATCCCAGCTGCGGTACGGGAAGGCGCGCCATGAACGGCGCGGAGAACGTCACATCGGTCGAGCAATCAGGATCTCGACTGGCCACACCCACACTCGATGGAGATGCTCTTGTCGTTCAACCACGAATCCCTCTTTTTCAAGGGTTCGGGAGGCGTAAATCGGTCGACAGCCGAACCGTTCGTA is part of the Salinigranum marinum genome and encodes:
- a CDS encoding universal stress protein UspA encodes the protein MIDDPTLLIPIDASAPEDPPQALVDLLEPLHIVVLGHYPVPDQAVPQQLQEAHEEEAKAAMEPIVRRFVQQGTDVESVLVFTRDHVTSIDRVANEHDCDAVLVPGSVGELSNVLVSLKDEQNMFRVLEVVGLLLGETDPDVTLFHSESVEKGSAISELLLRGATDWLTERGLERNRITWREPTAETQTTDLLELADEHDFVIMGEEEPSLPERVLGELPDRIHARTGRAVLVVRKER
- a CDS encoding universal stress protein, whose product is MPENSHKPSVLVPVDVSTDEQPDPQLLELLEPARVVLGGWYPVPDQTPPEQLQEAHEEEAIERIDAIAAELQDADTAVETVVVFTRDRSTTIDRLADEYDCGVVLVPRAVQRVERILVPIRADVNLSAILSVVGVLLEDSEATVTLLHAAEADEDTEAGAVMLRGAADELLDGGVDADRIDTVSLESGTPVDDIVDAAANHDVLVIGESDPSLIERIIGDVPGQLIDRTDRPVLIVRKLPTEEEEDEAGE